The sequence AAAACATTTTGTGTTGTTGTAATTAATGTATAAACATGATTGaattaaattaagaaagaaaatgatgtACAATCAcctaaaaaatttgagaaatgatatgttcttaacatttttacaacattgttacaacaaatcctaagtggcaggatgttactggttgttattgttggggcaaaaaagtaatcttagtgttaggttcaaatttgaaccaataacaactaaccacctataatttgttgtaaaaatgttgtggacgtagcaacTCTCAAAAAGTTTTGCCtaaactttttcttaaaaaaaggcTTTTTTTAGTACTTTCAAACCAAGTTTGGAGGCTTGCATAACTAGAAAatcatatgtattttttttatactaaaaaaaaaaaaaaaaactcatttatttgATCCTCTAGTAATGTTCACAAGTTAGTCTTAGCCAGATTAAGGATCAATTTGTCACCCAACTTGTGGATGTTATATTGGGAAGTGAGCAACTTGCGGTTGACTTGAAATGATCAAGCCTTCAAATACTTTTCTTCAAGTTTGTAGTCGATTTTGTCAAGTTGGCGAGTTAACACCACCAGGAAGGGAGATTAGGAGAGAGAAATGGAGGAAAGATAGGTTGGTAACAGTAAATGAAAGTATTGAGAAAAGGAGAGAGGAGAGTTTAGGGCAAAAATCAATACATTATAGATCTAGAATTCTCAAATATTGAAGGGAAGAAGAGAAGTGTCACTAAAACTAGCAAAGGTGGATGATGGTTGAAGAGGATTTGGCAAGGTTGGTTAGACGAGTGATAGGTGTTTAGACTTGAAAATTGATCTACACAAGTCATGTTTGATGGTTCAAGACCCACTACAAACCAATCAAAGCCAATTAAACCGAGCTAGGTCAAGTTAGTCGGTTTTGTAGGGAAGGTTTATAGTATATGTGAACAACCCGTGGGTTCTTATTTCCTGTAGTTATTATTTCTCTTTGTCAAGTAGAGAATTTGATAATGGCTTTCGTTTCTAAGGTATAGTCAAAGTCTTATAATAGATTTGGACTTGCACTTACAAgactttctctatttttcttttaaaattagtTCGCACAAGGGAAAAAAAGGCATACATACATATGATGGACAGCTAAATTTCCACCACAAccataaaaacaattttctatacAAAAGCCTAGTGAAATAAAGACTTAAGCTGagtgttcttttttctttttcttttttgttttggttttagaaTTGCAAGTCTATTCTTTCTATAATAAATACTGTAAAATTTTGCTTTAGAAATAGGAGCGAATGAAAAATTCCATACATTTATTATTGCTTGATAATTACGTCAAGCTTTACTCACCATCACTCCTATTAATAATGATGGACTAACTTTGAAGTTTTGAAGTTGAACAATCCTCGAAGTGAAAGCTTATAATTTGATTTAAACATGTATTACTAAATTGGAtatagtaatattttatataatatagtaTTTTTACTCTAGTCTGAcctaagtatatatatgtaaagttcCTTCCTAAAGAATTGAACTCCGACCATTACCCTCACACTTTACCAGCATATAAGTATTTATACTTATATTTTAAAGTCGTTTAGTTGTGATTAATTCATTTAAGTAGAAACATTGTTTGGTTGGCTTAATTGAAGTCaaattggaattaaaaaaaaaaaaagcatttgagTACACTTTCTGAGAATTTCAAGAACATCATATTGTTTACCAAATACTAAAGTGAATGGACTCCATCATGAAGAAAATTTGGGTCAACCTATTCAACAATTTTGTTCAAAGCTTGtactaaattcaaatttattaaaaggtTCTCAACCTTGATATATGGGGTAAAAAGTCATACATGTAAGCAAAAGTTAAAACAGAACTCAAAAGGGATAACCAAAGTCCCATCAAACTACCAGGATGATTACaaattattgagaaaaaaataattagggtGATAAAAATGGAATTGGGGATTAGTGCATGAGTGCCTTttgccttattttttttcattttacttttttttttatattatcattatttaaggtataaaataattatatttttaccatCAAGTTAAAACACTAATAGTGTTCCTTTTGATAATGGAATACAAATTATTATCTCTTATTTGACAGCAATTAAACAAAGATTTGATTAACGAACGTCAAAATGCATTAATTAAGTTTAAGTTTTTCATTATAATGGATTGGTTTATTTCAGAAAGTCAAACAACTTTATTATGATCATAACCTCTAAGATTTAGAGTACATGAGTTTGACAGTAAAAGAGCAATTTTAAGGACATGTGAAAGTGAATCTTAAGTCTAGTATTCCTATGCATTGAATCAAACACTAAAATATACCGACAATAACACTTTTTGAATACATATCATGTTTATATTACATTCAAAACATGAGAGCTTTGGACACAAGCCAagttttatgataaaaaaaaaatacaaaaatgggTAGAAGTCGAAATAGAGGTGCTGACATGGAACAAAAGGGGGAGACAACAGAGCACTATCTTTTGGAAAAATGTGGGGAATCCAACAGCACACAAAGATCTCAAAGGCCACAAGAACTTGTGGCTCAGAAAATTTTCCCATTTGATGATGTGGCATACTCAAGCTCACCTCGTTAAACACCCccccttcttttctttcatttccaCAACACACTctgcctcttctttttttttctatctttctcatttctttgaTCATATATCTCATTTCACACTCTCACcaaaacaacatcaacaacagcaacaaaaaaCTCCAACAGCAGAGACAAGCAGTACAGTTTTCTAAAAGCAAATACacagagcgagagagagagagagagagagagagagagagtcttgtAGCTGTTGAAACCTATAAGCATAAGAACAGAATGTTGGAGCTAAAAGACCCAGCGATAAAGCTGTTCGGAAAGACAATTCCATTGCCACTAAGGAAGCAAACTTTGACTAACGACTCATCTGTAGCTGAGGATTGCTCTGAACAAAATCGTCATTATTTAAACATTTCCTCCTCTTCGCGTGAAGAGAGCTCTGCCAGAGAACGTGAAGGGAATAAGGTATGCATGTGCCATGTCTTGTGTCgagtttgaatttcttttgaCATGTGTGGCTTGtgttttttactctttttttttgcaattttcaaGACCAACCCGTTTTTGAGAAACTCGAAACTGTAACTGGGTCAGTCTTGTTTACAAAAAAGGTTTTGGTATTATGGGCTTaaagttttgttatttttaaggCAATTCTAAGAGCAGCCCATTTTTAAAGAAATCCAGGATTTTCAAATGGTTGATTTTGTCACCTCTTTAAGCTTAAAGTATTGATATCTTGGCTCAAATGTTATTTCTAAaggaaactaaagaaaaaaatttctgggtttgattTGCTTTTGCTCAAGTTGGGTTTTCCAGcttgatttattcactttttacTATTATccttttgccttttctttttgttttggtttgacCTTAAGGCTTAAACTTTGGAGTCATTGGCTTGAAATAAATTATGGTCCAATTTACCTGAGATTTTACTTAGGCATGGTAGTTTGATTACAGCTTTGATTTTCAACCTTTTCTCATTGGGATACTCTGTTTTGGAGTACTAGTTTTATGTGCTTTTCTCTCTGTAACCTTGCTTAGGACAATAAAAAGGACTTTTGCGATGATTTTATTCCTTTGCTAGACATTCTTTGTATTTATTGTTGAACGGTAGGTTTTGTATCAATGTTTCACCATCTGTAATATATTCTTTACTGCTTTTGTAATGGAATCTTTTGTTATTATCTCAAACCTATCTGCTTGTTCTGTAGGTTGACAGAGAAGAATAAATCTTTAGTCTTTAGTTTACATTACAAAAGGAGATATGATATTCAATAGCTTTCTCATGAATTCCTAGATGAGCTGGGTTTCCCTGTGGTGACTTAAAATTTTATCCACTTTGCTATATCAGCTCGTGTGTTCATTTGATTGTAGTCCATACACGATTGAATCAAGCTGACAATTACTAGCAACATATCTATATGCAGCTTTACACCTTTTTATTTACCTTTCTATTATTCATCCTTTCTAAGcagcttaaacttttggaaaaaagagtaatttattCATGATATCAAAGCAGTGTTGAGTACAAAAACTGTCAGTTGGAACAAGACCATTTGAATATCTACCAAAATTCTCATAATATTtacatttaattaaataaatatatacttaaaGCATATCAGTAAAACTCTTTTTGTTTGTATTCACCATCAAGCTATTCaataataaatgaagaaaagtaTGCTTGAAGCTGAAGCTTCAGTTTTCTGGTGGTTCTTATCATAGTGTTCTTGATGTATTTAATAGCTTTATATTTTAGCTTTCTTGTACTTGAACTTTGTTCGCTGTCATATAGCCTGCTATTTGTTCTAATTGGAATTTCAATTTGGAATGTTAGGAACCTTTGGGAAGAGAACTCATCGCAAATAAACTGGAAGATGGTACCTCGCATCAGATCTCAGAAGATTCAAAAGATCCAACATCATCAAGCACTAGCGAGAACCCTAAAACTCCCTCAGTTGACATAGAAACTTCATCAATAAAAGCCTCAAAGAATGGAGAACAAAGCGAGACAAGTATCTCACAAGAAAAGACCCTGAAGAAGCCTGACAAAATACTTCCATGTCCCCGGTGCAATAGCATGGACACAAAGTTTTGCTACTACAACAATTACAATGTCAACCAGCCCCGTCATTTCTGTAAGAACTGTCAAAGATACTGGACTGCTGGTGGAACTATGAGGAATGTACCCGTAGGTGCTGGTCGTAGAAAGAACAAGAACTCTTCCAATTCACATTATCGTCACATTATTGTTTCAGAAGCTCTTCAAACGGCTCGAGCTAATGGAGTTCAAAATCCAGCTTTTGGAAACAATAGCACTGTCCTCACGTTTGGCTCAGATTCTCCTCTTTGCGAATCCATGGCTTCTGTATTGAACCTTGCAGAGAAAACGCAAAACCGTGTTCCAAACGTATTTCACATACCTGATCAAAGAACTCTTGCTTCTGGAGGAGATACTGGAGACGATTACTCAAGTGGATCCACTATCACAGCTTCAAATTCAACTGAGAAGGAATTTAATGCCGGTTTACAAGAGTCAGCAGTTAAGAATTATCAAGGGTTTCCTCCCCAGTTACCATGCTTTCAAGGAACCCCTTGGTCTTTGCCATGGAACTCAGCTCCCTGGAGCTCTGCAATGCCTCCACCTGCTTTATGCCCACCAGGCTTCCCAGTATCATTCTACCCTGCACCAGCATATTGGGGTTGTAATGTTTCAGGCTCTTGGAATATACAATGTCTTTCCCCACCATCTTCGTCTCTTAGCCAGGGTAGCCAAAGCTCGGTCCCTAATTCCCCGATCTTGGGCAAACATTCAAGGGATGGGAACATCATTAATCCCGCAAACTCACCGAAAGAGTCTGTTAAAGAGAACAGTTCAGAAAGATGTGTTTGGATTCCAAAAACATTGAGGATTGATGATCCCAATGAAGCTGCAAAGAGCTCCATATGGACTACACTTGGCATCAAGAATGAGAAGACTAATTGTATCAACAGTGGAGGCCTCTTTAAGGCATTCCAAGCAAAGGGCAATGACAAAAGTCATGCGGTCGAGACATCTGCTGTGCTGCAAGCCAACCCTGCAGCTTTGTCCCGGTCACTCAACTTCCATGAGAGCACATAATTGCAGAGAAACTTGCATTGTTAGCTCTGCTTGTGGTGGCAATGCAAAAAATGGGGTTTCAATCATTGTAACTCCTTGCTGACAAATTTGTGCAGCCTTTTTTCCCCAAAGATTGTATGTTAACCAACCTCGATGCAAGAATTGGTTAGCAAAAGCAATCCAAATTAGAGGAAGATCATGCAGGAAGCAGTTAGCAAAGCAATCCAAATTAGAGGAAGACCAGAGAAGTGTCCGAACTATTTTTACCTTGTAGGAGAGCAGGAGGTATCTCTGACTAGCTCATATaacttcctttttattttttatgaatatgtaGCTGCTTTTTATCTCATCTGTAACGGTATAAATAGGTGTTTTTGCTTTGGACTTAGATGGTTTGTTAAGTGTTCATGTACATAAATGTATGTAAGAATGTGAGATAGAGCTGGAACAAATATAGATTCTTGGATGGCACAAAATCCAGTAATGTAGAATAAACTTATAAGTCTTAATCTGAAAgattttattgctttctttttatgTGATAAATCTGGAATAATTTGTAGTTTTTCCAGGAGCTTTCAATAAATAATGTTTAGTTCAAATCTTACCAGATAGTTACTCTTGCTCTACCTTAAGCTtctgaattaaattttctgTGTCTTTACACTTGCAGCCGTTATCCTCAATTGTGAGAAAATCAGATACAAGGATATAAAGCTATGTAACCTGGTTTGATTATGTACTGATGAGATTTCcctctctattaaaaaaaacaaaggtacAAAAAGCTACACTCTGTTGCTTTGGCAATCCAACCTTTCGTCAACTCTACATGGAATTCCTAATTATCATGTTAGATGTTACATCATTCACAGACCCCAAAGGagaacatgttttttttttttaaaaccatcaATATCAAGAAAATTGATTGATGTTCTTGTCCTGCCTATTTACGGAAGTTTGTTTTGGAAGTTCAAGGCTGCAACTAAATGTATGGCTGGTGCAATAAAATTTGGTAATGGTTATTGTATGTCATACTGTTAAGAGAGGCACACAGTAAAATAGATTTGGAGATGGGGCAGATTCAAAAAGATAGAAAAGCTCTCCAGGCCCACATTCATGCTGATAACCttgaatatatttcaaaaaaggCCAAGCatcatgctctctctctcaagcctAAGGAATCCTAACTGTTAATATCAAAAGGTGGAAAGCAAGGATAAAGTCAtatttttctctgttttctttttgcctTACTTTTCCTTATCCTTTACATATTTACTTCATTTTCTTTGATAGAAAACATACATAATATAACTATGTAAACTATGCCTTCCTTTGTTTCATTCTGCTGGATAGATATATTCATAAGTAGTTGCTGTATATGATGTGTCCCTGATCTATCAGCCAGGAAGAAACACTCagatatttcatttttgttatcatCACTGGGAGGCTACAATTTCTGCACAATATTAGTTGTAATGGGACCCCAAGCATGTGAAGGCATGGATGGTTTTATTAAGCCCTCTgtcccttccttttctttccttttctttttgttcttttgcttCCATATAAGGCAAATGTATTTGGTCTTTTACTTTCAGAATATCCTGATATTAGTCTATTATCAG comes from Castanea sativa cultivar Marrone di Chiusa Pesio chromosome 3, ASM4071231v1 and encodes:
- the LOC142629701 gene encoding cyclic dof factor 1-like, translating into MLELKDPAIKLFGKTIPLPLRKQTLTNDSSVAEDCSEQNRHYLNISSSSREESSAREREGNKEPLGRELIANKLEDGTSHQISEDSKDPTSSSTSENPKTPSVDIETSSIKASKNGEQSETSISQEKTLKKPDKILPCPRCNSMDTKFCYYNNYNVNQPRHFCKNCQRYWTAGGTMRNVPVGAGRRKNKNSSNSHYRHIIVSEALQTARANGVQNPAFGNNSTVLTFGSDSPLCESMASVLNLAEKTQNRVPNVFHIPDQRTLASGGDTGDDYSSGSTITASNSTEKEFNAGLQESAVKNYQGFPPQLPCFQGTPWSLPWNSAPWSSAMPPPALCPPGFPVSFYPAPAYWGCNVSGSWNIQCLSPPSSSLSQGSQSSVPNSPILGKHSRDGNIINPANSPKESVKENSSERCVWIPKTLRIDDPNEAAKSSIWTTLGIKNEKTNCINSGGLFKAFQAKGNDKSHAVETSAVLQANPAALSRSLNFHEST